A genome region from Arthrobacter agilis includes the following:
- a CDS encoding ScbR family autoregulator-binding transcription factor, translating into MVQQERARTTRAAIIGAAARIFEEQGYGGTALATVATQAGVTKGALYFHFPAKEDLAVAVIDEQHAIASADGVRVQALGRPALETLVLICRGFALQLLEHSVMRAGIRLTFEASAFGHDVRQPYLDWSARCAELARTAQDEGDLRRDLDPEAFARLVVGSYTGVQMVSSILTGRQDMLVRLADLWRMLLPGVLAADRQEHATHLVDVFLHGTT; encoded by the coding sequence GCCGCCCGCATCTTCGAGGAGCAGGGGTACGGCGGTACCGCCCTGGCGACCGTCGCCACCCAGGCCGGGGTCACCAAGGGTGCGCTGTACTTCCACTTCCCCGCGAAGGAGGACCTCGCGGTCGCCGTCATCGACGAGCAGCACGCGATCGCCTCCGCGGACGGCGTGCGCGTGCAGGCCCTGGGCCGGCCCGCGCTGGAGACCCTCGTGCTCATCTGCCGCGGGTTCGCACTGCAGCTCCTCGAGCACTCGGTGATGCGCGCCGGTATCCGCCTGACCTTCGAGGCGTCGGCCTTCGGGCACGACGTCCGGCAGCCCTACCTCGACTGGTCGGCACGCTGCGCGGAGCTCGCGCGCACGGCCCAGGACGAGGGCGACCTGCGCCGGGACCTCGATCCCGAGGCCTTCGCCCGCCTCGTCGTCGGGTCCTACACGGGCGTGCAGATGGTCTCCAGCATCCTGACGGGGAGGCAGGACATGCTCGTGCGCCTCGCCGACCTGTGGCGGATGCTGCTGCCCGGCGTGCTGGCCGCCGACCGGCAGGAGCACGCGACGCACCTCGTGGACGTCTTCCTGCACGGCACGACATAA